Proteins encoded by one window of Streptacidiphilus sp. PB12-B1b:
- the nuoE gene encoding NADH-quinone oxidoreductase subunit NuoE, translating to MLGLPELPAPAYPAAARARLDQDAQELIDRYPQSRSALLPLLHLVQAEEGYVSRTGIRYCAEQLGLTTAEVTAVATFYTMYRRRPAGEYHVGVCTNTLCAVLGGDQIFAELQQHLGIGNNETTEDGRVSLEHIECNAACDYAPVVMVNWEFFDDQTPESAKQLVDELRAGRGEQVRPTRGARLCSFKDTARILAGFPDERPGAVDESGAGGAATLAGLRLARGETLSGAGGATRVVAPRHEKPPRDGQPPADAPADAPADASAPGPARTPSAHDAEPPADTSASDPAHPAGPVPDATGPDTAGSDAAGSDDQEGAAE from the coding sequence ATGCTGGGGCTGCCCGAACTGCCCGCGCCGGCGTACCCGGCAGCGGCCCGGGCCCGGCTGGACCAGGACGCCCAGGAGCTGATCGACCGCTACCCGCAGAGCCGCTCGGCGCTGCTGCCGCTGCTGCACCTGGTGCAGGCCGAGGAGGGCTACGTCAGCCGCACCGGCATCCGGTACTGCGCCGAGCAGTTGGGCCTGACCACGGCCGAGGTGACCGCCGTCGCCACCTTCTACACCATGTACCGGCGGCGCCCGGCCGGGGAGTACCACGTCGGCGTGTGCACCAACACGCTGTGCGCCGTCCTCGGCGGCGACCAGATCTTCGCCGAACTCCAGCAGCACCTCGGCATCGGCAACAACGAGACCACCGAGGACGGCCGGGTCTCGCTGGAGCACATCGAGTGCAACGCCGCCTGCGACTACGCCCCGGTGGTCATGGTGAACTGGGAGTTCTTCGACGACCAGACCCCGGAGAGCGCCAAGCAGCTGGTCGACGAGCTGCGCGCGGGCCGCGGCGAGCAGGTGCGCCCCACCCGTGGCGCGCGGCTGTGCAGCTTCAAGGACACCGCGCGCATCCTCGCCGGGTTCCCCGACGAGCGCCCCGGCGCGGTGGACGAGTCCGGCGCGGGCGGCGCGGCCACCCTGGCCGGGCTGCGGCTCGCGCGCGGCGAGACCCTGTCCGGCGCGGGCGGTGCCACCCGGGTGGTCGCCCCCCGGCACGAGAAGCCGCCGCGCGACGGGCAGCCCCCGGCGGACGCTCCCGCCGACGCCCCCGCCGACGCCTCCGCGCCCGGCCCGGCCCGCACCCCCAGCGCCCACGACGCCGAACCCCCGGCGGACACCTCCGCCTCCGACCCGGCCCACCCCGCCGGACCGGTCCCGGACGCCACCGGCCCCGACACTGCGGGCTCCGACGCCGCGGGCTCCGACGACCAGGAAGGGGCGGCCGAATGA
- the nuoK gene encoding NADH-quinone oxidoreductase subunit NuoK, with protein MNPVNYLYLAALLFTIGAVGVLVRRNAIVLFMCVELMLNASNLALVTFSRLHGNLDGQIIAFFTMVVAAAEVVVGLAIIVSVFRTRHSASVDDTNLMKL; from the coding sequence ATGAACCCCGTCAACTACCTCTACCTGGCCGCGCTGCTGTTCACCATCGGCGCCGTCGGCGTCCTGGTGCGGCGCAACGCCATCGTGCTGTTCATGTGCGTGGAGCTGATGCTCAACGCCTCCAACCTGGCCCTGGTCACCTTCTCCCGGCTGCACGGCAACCTGGACGGCCAGATCATCGCCTTCTTCACCATGGTGGTCGCCGCGGCCGAGGTCGTCGTCGGCCTGGCGATCATCGTGAGCGTCTTCCGCACCCGTCACTCGGCCTCGGTCGACGACACCAACCTCATGAAGCTGTAG
- the nuoI gene encoding NADH-quinone oxidoreductase subunit NuoI: MPDMLGPAAGFGVTFSAMFKKRLTEQYPEYKKPTAPRFHGRHQLNRHPDGLEKCIGCELCAWACPADAIYVEGADNTEEERYSPGERYGRVYQINYARCILCGLCIEACPTRALTMTNEYELADSSRESLIYTKEQLLAGLTEGMVESPHSIFPGMDEGDYYRGAVTEAAPGTVRQTAVSKGETPEGAEGADAADGPAEQNGEVPV; this comes from the coding sequence ATGCCTGACATGTTGGGCCCCGCCGCCGGCTTCGGCGTGACCTTCTCGGCCATGTTCAAGAAGCGGCTCACCGAGCAGTACCCGGAGTACAAGAAGCCCACCGCGCCCCGGTTCCACGGCCGCCACCAGCTGAACCGGCACCCGGACGGGCTGGAGAAGTGCATCGGCTGCGAGCTGTGCGCCTGGGCCTGCCCGGCCGACGCCATCTACGTGGAGGGCGCCGACAACACCGAGGAGGAGCGCTACTCCCCGGGCGAGCGCTACGGCCGCGTCTACCAGATCAACTACGCCCGCTGCATCCTCTGCGGCCTGTGCATCGAGGCGTGCCCCACCCGGGCGCTGACGATGACCAACGAGTACGAACTGGCCGACAGCAGCCGCGAATCGCTGATCTACACCAAGGAGCAGCTGCTGGCCGGCCTGACCGAGGGCATGGTCGAGTCCCCGCACTCGATCTTCCCCGGCATGGACGAGGGCGACTACTACCGGGGCGCGGTCACCGAGGCCGCCCCCGGCACCGTCCGGCAGACCGCCGTCAGCAAGGGCGAGACGCCCGAGGGCGCCGAGGGCGCGGACGCCGCCGACGGTCCGGCCGAGCAGAACGGGGAGGTGCCGGTATGA
- a CDS encoding NADH-quinone oxidoreductase subunit J, with amino-acid sequence MTYLATPLTGAASTGEAVQFWVLAVVAVAGALGMVLCRKAVHSALCLAATMLALAVCYMAQGAVFLGVVQIVVYTGAIMMLFLFVVMLVGVTAEDAVKEPLRGQRWAAVLGGLGFGVLLIAGIANAHLRTFSGLSSANSGGNVQGLARLIFTQYVWAFEVTGALLITAAIGAMVLTHREHTEVRQSQRELAEQRVRLGQQITPLPAPGVYARHNAVDIPGLLPDGTVSELSVNPTLRARGQMRDVSGEMLRRMDELETGTADWLDRRTPEPRRSAELAKPAPTPAAPEQAEESSE; translated from the coding sequence ATGACCTACCTCGCCACCCCGCTGACCGGGGCCGCCTCCACCGGTGAGGCCGTGCAGTTCTGGGTGCTGGCCGTGGTGGCCGTCGCCGGGGCGCTGGGGATGGTGCTCTGCCGCAAGGCGGTGCACTCGGCCCTGTGCCTGGCGGCGACCATGCTGGCGCTGGCCGTCTGCTACATGGCCCAGGGCGCGGTGTTCCTGGGCGTCGTGCAGATCGTCGTCTACACCGGCGCGATCATGATGCTCTTCCTGTTCGTGGTGATGCTGGTCGGCGTCACCGCCGAGGACGCGGTCAAGGAGCCGCTCCGGGGCCAGCGCTGGGCCGCGGTCCTGGGCGGCCTGGGCTTCGGGGTGCTGCTGATCGCCGGTATCGCCAACGCCCACCTGCGCACCTTCAGCGGCCTGTCGTCGGCCAACTCCGGCGGCAACGTCCAGGGCCTGGCCCGGCTGATCTTCACCCAGTACGTCTGGGCGTTCGAGGTCACCGGCGCGCTGCTGATCACCGCCGCCATCGGCGCGATGGTGCTGACCCACCGCGAGCACACCGAGGTCCGGCAGTCGCAGCGCGAGCTGGCCGAGCAGCGGGTCCGGCTCGGGCAGCAGATCACCCCGCTGCCCGCGCCCGGCGTGTACGCCCGGCACAACGCCGTGGACATCCCCGGGCTGCTGCCCGACGGCACGGTCTCCGAGCTGTCGGTCAACCCGACGCTGCGGGCCCGCGGCCAGATGCGGGACGTCAGCGGCGAGATGCTGCGGCGGATGGACGAGCTGGAGACCGGCACCGCCGACTGGCTCGACCGCAGGACGCCCGAACCGCGCCGCTCCGCCGAACTGGCGAAGCCCGCGCCGACACCGGCCGCACCCGAGCAGGCAGAGGAGTCGTCCGAATGA
- a CDS encoding NADH-quinone oxidoreductase subunit G, translated as MTVTSQAPGAGAAPPPQTPAAEDLLAVTIDGVQVQVPKGTLIIRAAEMIGVQIPRFCDHPLLDPVGACRQCIVEVEGQRKPVASCTMTVTDGMVVRTQVSSPVAEKAQHGVMELLLINHPLDCPVCDKGGECPLQNQALSHGQAESRFEGVKRTYEKPLPISTQVLLDRERCVLCARCTRFSEQIAGDPFIELLERGALEQVGIGEGDEFRSYFSGNTIQICPVGALTSAAYRFRSRPFDLVSSPGVCEHCSSGCAVRTDHRRGKVLRRLAGDDPAVNEEWSCDKGRFGFRYAQAPDRLTTPLVRDGSGALVPASWPEALAAAAAGLAAAHGKAAVLVGGRSTVEDAYAYAKFARVALGTNDVDFRARVHSGEEADFLAAAVAGRGVDLDGTGVSYALLEAAPAALLVGFEPEEESPIVFLRLRKAARTKGLKVYAIATHRSRGLGKLGGALLPAAPGTETEWLEALAEGDPLDGDAGRAAEELRRPGAVLLLGERLAGTPGALSAAVRLARATGARLAWIPRRAGERGAVEAGALPGLLPGGRPVTDPTAREQTAAAWNIAQIPARFGRDTDGILTAAANGDLEALVVGGVDTADLPDPAAAEAALDRVGFLVSLELRPSAVTERADVVFPVAAVAEKAGTFLDWEGRVRLFEPAIKADQMSRRHLGSDLRVLHMLADALDRHLGLPDLAAARRELDALGGWRGERPDAPSEQARPLPRPGAGEAVLGGWRQLLDHGSLQQGDQALAGTRHPAVARLSPATAAEVGIADGAPLSVSGPGGSLTLPLQITPDLPDRVVWLPLNSTPGGAARALGLLPGRVVGLAQAALPEAPDAPGAAPAAGNAATTHGGGN; from the coding sequence GTGACCGTCACCTCACAGGCTCCCGGCGCGGGTGCCGCCCCGCCGCCGCAGACCCCCGCCGCCGAGGACCTGCTCGCCGTCACCATCGACGGCGTCCAGGTGCAGGTTCCCAAGGGCACGCTGATCATCCGCGCAGCCGAGATGATCGGCGTGCAGATCCCGCGCTTCTGCGACCACCCGCTGCTGGACCCGGTCGGGGCCTGCCGCCAGTGCATCGTCGAGGTCGAGGGCCAGCGCAAGCCGGTCGCGTCGTGCACCATGACCGTCACCGACGGCATGGTCGTCCGCACCCAGGTCAGCTCGCCGGTGGCGGAGAAGGCGCAGCACGGCGTGATGGAGCTGCTGCTGATCAACCACCCGCTGGACTGCCCGGTCTGCGACAAGGGCGGCGAGTGCCCGCTGCAGAACCAGGCGCTGTCGCACGGGCAGGCCGAGAGCCGCTTCGAGGGCGTCAAGCGCACCTACGAGAAGCCGCTGCCGATCTCCACCCAGGTGCTGCTGGACCGCGAGCGCTGCGTGCTGTGCGCCCGCTGCACCCGCTTCAGCGAGCAGATCGCCGGCGACCCCTTCATCGAACTGCTGGAGCGCGGCGCGCTGGAGCAGGTCGGCATCGGGGAGGGCGACGAGTTTCGCTCCTACTTCTCCGGCAACACCATCCAGATCTGCCCGGTGGGCGCGCTGACCTCGGCCGCCTACCGGTTCCGCTCCCGCCCGTTCGACCTGGTCTCCTCGCCGGGCGTGTGCGAGCACTGCTCCTCGGGCTGCGCGGTGCGCACCGACCACCGGCGCGGCAAGGTGCTGCGCCGCCTGGCCGGGGACGACCCGGCGGTGAACGAGGAGTGGTCCTGCGACAAGGGCCGCTTCGGCTTCCGCTACGCCCAGGCCCCCGACCGGCTGACCACCCCGCTGGTCCGGGACGGCAGCGGCGCCCTGGTCCCGGCCTCCTGGCCCGAGGCGCTGGCCGCGGCCGCCGCCGGGCTGGCCGCCGCGCACGGCAAGGCAGCGGTGCTGGTCGGCGGCCGCTCCACGGTCGAGGACGCCTACGCCTACGCCAAGTTCGCACGGGTCGCGCTCGGCACCAACGACGTCGACTTCCGGGCCCGGGTGCACAGCGGCGAGGAGGCCGACTTCCTGGCCGCCGCCGTCGCCGGACGCGGCGTGGACCTGGACGGCACCGGCGTCAGCTACGCCCTGCTGGAGGCCGCCCCGGCCGCACTGCTGGTCGGCTTCGAGCCGGAGGAGGAGTCGCCGATCGTCTTCCTGCGGCTCCGCAAGGCCGCCCGGACCAAGGGCCTGAAGGTCTACGCGATCGCCACCCACCGCTCGCGCGGCCTGGGCAAGCTCGGCGGCGCGCTGCTCCCGGCCGCCCCCGGCACCGAGACCGAGTGGCTGGAGGCCCTGGCCGAGGGCGATCCGCTGGACGGCGACGCCGGGCGCGCCGCCGAGGAGCTGCGCCGCCCCGGCGCGGTGCTGCTGCTCGGCGAGCGGCTGGCGGGCACCCCGGGCGCGCTCAGCGCCGCGGTCCGGCTGGCCCGCGCCACCGGCGCCCGGCTGGCGTGGATCCCACGCCGGGCGGGCGAGCGCGGCGCGGTCGAGGCCGGGGCGCTGCCGGGCCTGCTGCCCGGCGGGCGCCCGGTGACCGACCCCACCGCCCGCGAGCAGACCGCCGCCGCCTGGAACATCGCGCAGATCCCGGCCCGCTTCGGCCGCGACACCGACGGCATCCTCACCGCCGCCGCCAACGGCGACCTGGAGGCGCTGGTGGTCGGCGGCGTGGACACCGCGGACCTGCCCGACCCGGCCGCCGCCGAGGCCGCCCTGGACCGGGTCGGCTTCCTGGTCAGCCTGGAGCTGAGGCCCAGCGCCGTCACCGAGCGGGCCGACGTGGTCTTCCCGGTGGCCGCCGTCGCCGAGAAGGCCGGGACCTTCCTCGACTGGGAGGGGAGGGTCCGGCTGTTCGAGCCGGCCATCAAGGCCGACCAGATGAGCCGCCGCCACCTCGGCAGCGATCTGCGGGTGCTGCACATGCTCGCGGACGCCCTCGACCGCCACCTCGGCCTGCCGGACCTCGCCGCCGCCCGCCGCGAGCTGGACGCCCTCGGCGGCTGGCGCGGCGAGCGCCCGGACGCCCCGAGCGAGCAGGCCCGCCCGCTGCCGCGCCCCGGCGCCGGCGAGGCCGTCCTCGGCGGCTGGCGGCAGCTGCTCGACCACGGCTCGCTGCAGCAGGGCGACCAGGCCCTGGCCGGGACCAGGCACCCGGCCGTGGCCCGGCTGTCGCCCGCGACCGCCGCCGAGGTCGGCATCGCCGACGGCGCGCCGCTGTCGGTCTCCGGGCCCGGCGGCAGCCTCACCCTGCCGCTGCAGATCACCCCGGACCTGCCCGACCGGGTGGTGTGGCTCCCGCTCAACTCCACGCCCGGCGGCGCGGCCCGCGCGCTGGGCCTGCTCCCCGGCCGGGTCGTCGGCCTGGCCCAGGCCGCCCTGCCCGAGGCCCCGGACGCGCCCGGCGCGGCCCCGGCCGCCGGGAACGCCGCCACCACCCATGGAGGGGGTAACTGA
- the nuoF gene encoding NADH-quinone oxidoreductase subunit NuoF, whose protein sequence is MTAESPEKLLSPVLSATWDEDRPWTLETYRAHDGYQGLRAALAMPPDDVIALVKDAGLRGRGGAGFPTGMKWQFIPQGDDKPHYLVVNADESEPGTCKDIPLLFANPHALIEGMVIASYAIRCAHAFIYLRGETVPVLRRLHAAVAEAYAAGFLGQDVLGSGFDLDITVHAGAGAYICGEETALLDSLEGRRGQPRLRPPFPAIAGLYACPTVVNNVESIASVPSILHRGKDWFRSMGSEKSPGFTLYSLSGHVTNPGQYEAPLGVTLRQLLEVSGGVRAGHRLKFWTPGGSSTPMFTDEHLDVPLDYEGVGAAGSMLGTKALQVFDETTCVVRAVTRWTEFYAHESCGKCTPCREGTYWLVQLLRRIEAGQGVPGDLEKLNDIADNINGKSFCALGDGAASPIFSSLQYFREEYQAHLDQGRCPFDPAAATVWADGRPRGGSAASTHQTAQEKEVHA, encoded by the coding sequence ATGACCGCCGAGTCCCCGGAGAAGCTGCTCTCCCCGGTCCTGTCCGCCACTTGGGACGAGGACCGCCCCTGGACGCTGGAGACCTACCGCGCCCACGACGGCTACCAGGGCCTGCGCGCCGCCCTGGCGATGCCCCCGGACGACGTCATCGCCCTGGTCAAGGACGCCGGACTGCGCGGCCGCGGCGGCGCCGGCTTCCCCACCGGCATGAAGTGGCAGTTCATCCCGCAGGGCGACGACAAGCCGCACTACCTGGTCGTCAACGCCGACGAGTCCGAGCCGGGCACCTGCAAGGACATCCCGCTGCTGTTCGCCAACCCGCACGCGCTGATCGAGGGCATGGTCATCGCCAGCTACGCGATCCGCTGCGCGCACGCCTTCATCTACCTGCGCGGCGAGACCGTGCCGGTGCTGCGGCGGCTGCACGCCGCCGTCGCCGAGGCGTACGCCGCCGGCTTCCTCGGCCAGGACGTCCTCGGCTCCGGCTTCGACCTGGACATCACCGTCCACGCCGGAGCGGGCGCCTACATCTGCGGCGAGGAGACCGCGCTGCTGGACTCGCTGGAGGGCAGGCGCGGACAGCCCCGGCTGCGCCCGCCGTTCCCCGCCATCGCCGGCCTGTACGCCTGCCCGACCGTGGTCAACAACGTCGAGTCCATCGCCTCCGTGCCCAGCATCCTGCACCGCGGCAAGGACTGGTTCCGCTCCATGGGCAGCGAGAAGTCCCCCGGCTTCACCCTGTACTCGCTGTCCGGGCACGTCACCAACCCCGGCCAGTACGAGGCCCCGCTCGGCGTCACGCTGCGCCAGCTGCTGGAGGTCAGCGGCGGCGTCCGGGCCGGCCACCGGCTCAAGTTCTGGACCCCGGGCGGCTCCTCCACCCCGATGTTCACCGACGAGCACCTGGACGTGCCGCTCGACTACGAGGGCGTCGGCGCCGCCGGCTCCATGCTCGGCACCAAGGCCCTCCAGGTCTTCGACGAGACCACCTGCGTGGTCCGCGCGGTCACCCGCTGGACCGAGTTCTACGCGCACGAGTCCTGCGGCAAGTGCACCCCCTGCCGCGAGGGCACCTACTGGCTGGTCCAGCTGCTGCGCCGGATCGAGGCCGGACAGGGCGTCCCCGGCGACCTGGAGAAGCTCAACGACATCGCCGACAACATCAACGGCAAGTCGTTCTGCGCCCTCGGCGACGGCGCCGCCAGCCCCATCTTCTCCTCGCTGCAGTACTTCCGCGAGGAGTACCAGGCCCACCTCGACCAGGGCCGCTGCCCGTTCGACCCGGCCGCCGCCACGGTCTGGGCGGACGGCCGCCCCCGCGGCGGCTCAGCCGCCTCCACCCACCAGACCGCCCAGGAGAAGGAGGTGCACGCGTGA
- a CDS encoding NADH-quinone oxidoreductase subunit D, producing the protein MAATHGTGQAEAPGRETTEGRVYTVTGGDWDEVVTAAAKADDERIIVNMGPQHPSTHGVLRLILEIDGETVTEARCGIGYLHTGIEKNMEFRNWTQGTTFVTRMDYLTPLFNETAYCLAVERLLGITEDVPERASVIRVLMMELNRISSHLVCLATGGMEIGSTTLMIYGFRDREIILDIFELVTGLRMNHAYVRPGGLAQDLPPGALDQIREGIKTLRSRMPEYDKLATNNPVFKARLVDVGYLDLAGCMALGATGPILRSTGLPHDLRKSQPYCGYEQYDFEVPVADSCDSYGRFLIRLAEMEQSLRIVEQCLDRLRGGSGRVMVADKKIAWPAQLSLGPDGMGNSLDHIRKIMGESMEALIHHFKLVTEGFRVPPGQAYEAVESPKGELGVHVVSDGGTRPYRVHFRDPSFTNLQSMAAMCEGGQVADVIVAVAGIDPVMGGVDR; encoded by the coding sequence ATGGCTGCTACACACGGAACGGGCCAGGCCGAGGCGCCCGGCCGGGAGACCACCGAGGGCCGGGTCTACACGGTCACCGGCGGCGACTGGGACGAGGTGGTCACCGCCGCGGCCAAGGCCGACGACGAGCGGATCATCGTCAACATGGGCCCGCAGCACCCGTCCACGCACGGCGTGCTGCGGCTGATCCTGGAGATCGACGGCGAGACCGTCACCGAGGCCCGGTGCGGGATCGGCTACCTGCACACCGGCATCGAGAAGAACATGGAGTTCCGGAACTGGACCCAGGGCACGACCTTCGTGACCCGCATGGACTACCTGACTCCGCTGTTCAACGAGACCGCCTACTGCCTCGCGGTCGAGCGGCTGCTCGGCATCACCGAGGACGTCCCCGAGCGGGCCAGCGTCATCCGGGTGCTGATGATGGAGCTCAACCGGATCTCCTCGCACCTGGTCTGCCTGGCCACCGGCGGCATGGAGATCGGCTCCACCACGCTGATGATCTACGGCTTCCGCGACCGCGAGATCATCCTCGACATCTTCGAACTGGTCACCGGCCTGCGGATGAACCACGCCTACGTCCGCCCCGGCGGCCTGGCGCAGGACCTCCCGCCGGGCGCGCTGGACCAGATCCGCGAGGGCATCAAGACCCTGCGCTCGCGGATGCCCGAGTACGACAAGCTCGCCACCAACAACCCGGTCTTCAAGGCCCGCCTGGTCGACGTCGGCTACCTGGACCTCGCCGGATGCATGGCGCTCGGCGCCACCGGCCCGATCCTGCGCTCCACCGGCCTGCCGCACGACCTGCGCAAGTCCCAGCCGTACTGCGGCTACGAGCAGTACGACTTCGAGGTGCCGGTCGCCGACAGCTGCGACTCCTACGGGCGCTTCCTGATCCGGCTGGCGGAGATGGAGCAGTCGCTGCGGATCGTCGAGCAGTGCCTGGACCGGCTGCGCGGCGGCTCCGGCCGGGTCATGGTCGCCGACAAGAAGATCGCCTGGCCCGCGCAGCTGTCGCTGGGCCCGGACGGCATGGGCAACTCGCTGGACCACATCAGGAAGATCATGGGCGAGTCGATGGAAGCCCTGATCCACCACTTCAAGCTGGTCACCGAAGGCTTCCGGGTCCCCCCCGGCCAGGCGTACGAGGCCGTGGAGTCGCCCAAGGGCGAGCTCGGCGTGCACGTCGTCAGCGACGGCGGCACCCGCCCCTACCGGGTGCACTTCCGCGACCCCAGCTTCACCAACCTGCAGTCCATGGCGGCGATGTGCGAGGGCGGCCAGGTCGCGGACGTCATCGTCGCCGTGGCCGGGATCGACCCCGTGATGGGAGGCGTGGACCGGTGA
- the nuoH gene encoding NADH-quinone oxidoreductase subunit NuoH → MAPHGVLLAATEDLSVFGTDPWWLVIVKALFCFVFLLVTVLVAIVWERKVVAWMQLRIGPNRHGPWGMLQSLADGVKLALKEDLVVTASDKVVYVLAPVICAIPAFMAIAVIPFGPADHQISIFGTRTTMQLTDFPVAMIYILAVASIGIYGIVLAGWASGSTYPLLGGLRSAAQMVSYEIAMGLSFAAVFLDAGTMSTSGIVAAQQHTWFACLLPVSFIVYIVSMVGETNRAPFDLPEAEGELVGGFNTEYSSLKFAMFMLAEYINMVTVSAVASTLFLGGWRAPWPVTAFWAGANHGWWPLVWIIVKIQLLLFFFIWLRGTLPRLRYDQFMKLGWKILIPVSLVWLVMVATVRALRNRGVDYTNVILVVLGAVLVVVLLSVLWDMVRSRRQPEPEAPAAFDPLAGGFPVPPLPGQELPPTPRRRSRTPQTVNAAALKGGDDDA, encoded by the coding sequence ATGGCCCCGCACGGAGTGCTCCTCGCCGCCACCGAGGACCTGTCGGTGTTCGGCACCGACCCCTGGTGGCTGGTCATCGTCAAGGCGCTGTTCTGCTTTGTGTTCCTGCTGGTCACCGTGCTGGTGGCGATCGTCTGGGAGCGCAAGGTGGTCGCCTGGATGCAGCTGCGGATCGGCCCCAACCGGCACGGCCCCTGGGGCATGCTGCAGAGCCTGGCCGACGGCGTGAAGCTGGCCCTCAAGGAGGACCTGGTCGTCACCGCCTCCGACAAGGTGGTCTACGTCCTGGCCCCGGTCATCTGCGCCATCCCGGCGTTCATGGCCATCGCGGTCATCCCCTTCGGCCCGGCCGACCACCAGATCTCGATCTTCGGCACCCGGACGACCATGCAGCTCACCGACTTCCCGGTGGCCATGATCTACATCCTGGCGGTCGCCTCGATCGGCATCTACGGCATCGTCCTGGCCGGTTGGGCGTCCGGCTCGACCTACCCGCTGCTCGGCGGCCTGCGGTCGGCCGCGCAGATGGTCTCCTACGAGATCGCCATGGGCCTGTCCTTCGCCGCGGTCTTCCTGGACGCCGGGACGATGTCCACCTCCGGCATCGTCGCCGCCCAGCAGCACACCTGGTTCGCCTGCCTGCTGCCGGTCAGCTTCATCGTCTACATCGTCTCCATGGTCGGCGAGACCAACCGGGCCCCGTTCGACCTGCCCGAGGCCGAGGGCGAGCTGGTCGGCGGCTTCAACACCGAGTACTCCTCGCTGAAGTTCGCCATGTTCATGCTTGCCGAGTACATCAACATGGTCACCGTCTCGGCCGTCGCCAGCACCCTGTTCCTCGGCGGCTGGCGCGCCCCCTGGCCGGTCACCGCGTTCTGGGCGGGCGCCAACCACGGCTGGTGGCCGCTGGTGTGGATCATCGTCAAGATCCAGCTGCTGCTGTTCTTCTTCATCTGGCTCCGCGGCACCCTGCCCCGGCTGCGCTACGACCAGTTCATGAAGCTGGGCTGGAAGATCCTGATCCCGGTCTCGCTGGTGTGGCTGGTGATGGTCGCCACCGTGCGCGCGCTGCGCAACCGCGGCGTCGACTACACCAACGTCATCCTGGTCGTCCTCGGGGCGGTCCTGGTGGTGGTGCTGCTGTCGGTGCTGTGGGACATGGTGCGCAGCCGCAGGCAGCCGGAGCCGGAGGCCCCGGCCGCGTTCGACCCGCTCGCGGGCGGTTTCCCGGTGCCCCCGCTGCCGGGCCAGGAGCTGCCGCCCACCCCGCGCCGGCGCTCCCGGACCCCGCAGACCGTCAACGCAGCAGCACTGAAGGGAGGAGACGACGATGCCTGA